CACATGCACAATCAGTAGGACCACAGATATAGTGTATCCTAGATCAAACATAAAAGTGAAGCTAAAATCTATAAGGGGTAAATTAAAGAACGATCTTAATGCTTAACTatgcctttttttattcttttcaaaATTGATCAACCTTGGAATTAACAGACTGAAAACAAGTctataataaatgctgttgacCAGAATCATCTAACTGTTTGTTCAACATATTGCCATGTTTTCCTCTCTTTATGTTTTCATCTTGGTGATAAGCCGTTTTAGATGAACTGACTGAGGAATAACAGGGCTTAGGACAGCATGGTTAAGAAAGAGCCCACTGCAAGCCCTGGGCTCACTGTTCTTGCAAGGGTCCTCCTATCCCTCCTCTGGGTTTTGGTTGAAAGTGATAGGAGGAAATTAGCATTGGTATGCCTCCACGTTCAGCAGAAGAATCATACGTTACTGCTTCCTAGAAGCAAAGGAGGGTACAACATTTAGTATCAAGCAAACGTACACACAAACTCACTTTTCCATTCAATGTAGTGTCTATAATTTGACAGGAAGATTCATCATGATAATTCCCTACAGGTAGATCAATGGGTTTTTCAAAGcaaatttttcaaaacaattgACTTCCCCAGTATCTAAAACGGTTAAAGGATTCActgctgaattaaaatttcctgataaatttactcaccccatgtcctccaagatgtttatgtctttctttcttcaactgAAACGAAACTGAGGAAAagattccaggatttttctttatatagtggacttcagtggggataagttggttgaaggtccaaacagcagtttcaatgcagattCAAGGAACTCAACACCATCCCAGGcggtcgttttttttttaataataataataataataataataataataataataataataatttactttttaactgcaaattctcgtcttgcactagctttgcaATGTGCATCTATGACTTCATGGACTGCACAATTACATTGCAAAGGTCACACGTGGTGAGTTCTTCGTgtgtgtactccggttcaaaaaggtagggtggggcaaaaaaagtccatctcattttctcctcaaacttCAAATGTCACCAAAcgttgttttgccttttttttttttttgtaaaggacttTCTTCGCACATctgctttgtaaacattgggtcagtacttttgcctacatgacctttccaatgtgaataAGTAGTACATCGATCTAGTGCAAGATgaccatttgtggttaaaatgtaaatatttttatgtatttatttattttttgaaaatgaccgatcgtttcggtagataagacccttacaCTTCAGTTGAGATTGTGTAGAGTCcgcagtttggacctttaacccattggccaccatttaagtccattatatagagaaaagtgatggaatgttttcctcaaaaaatcttaatttcttttcaactttagaaaaagacatgaaaatcttggatgacacaggggtgagtaaattatcaggaaactgaattctggagtgaactaaacCTATATATTCTAACTAAAACCTAAATATTCTACGCTTCTTACCTCCGCACTGAGAACCTGGAAATAAAGGAGAACACAGAGTACTTTGCCACCAGCACTCTTCTTGCTGCATATTAGTTAAGCACTGTTCTCCAAAATTCAACAAAGGAAACTGTTTAAGAGACAAAGAAAGTCAATCAATGGGAGAAGGTAAAAGATACATCATTTGAAAAGTAAAAGATATCATTCAGGGTTCAAAACTGCGACCATATTGTCGCATATGCTCCCGGAATTTAATCTGCGCgaccttaaaatatatttgggaGTTGTTGTtgtggtgcgacttgttttcatttctttacaaaactttttttttcaaaaatatgactgctgtgagctgatacagtgagcTGTTCTATCCAACATTAGCTTACATAACCAATTATACTTCATCTTTACATTCTTAtctttaatgcagattttagatattagccgtcaaTCACTCACTTTGCGCTCCGTTGGAACTCGGAACCGTCCGGTTTTTGCTCCAAACGTTATCCTTTAACCAATCTCAGTTCTGGATTTGCACTGCATTGCAATTAGGGGTATGCgatatgaacatttttgtttgttataggATTAAAATATTCCTACGATCTGCTATTAttgaagaaataaagtaagCCTATCatgctacagcgcacattctaCTAGTTGCAATCACACAAGTACATTATTTGCTTGTGCTTTAAACCTCTAATTTAAGTCAGAAGCGGCTCATGCATGCAGCATCTTTGTGCAGTGCAATGCAGTGGTTGCCTCTAATTTAAATGGCTACAGAGAGTTTGACCTGtaatagagaaaataattgttcaTGAATTCctattttcattctttcttgtcCCTTTCTTAAggcaataaataattattaaaatagcccatttgtttgtgaagcaTCAGTAATCAGAATTGGCCATTAAGAATCAAGATCAGTGCATTACTAAAAAGAAGTGTGTGGTAAAGAATTCAGGATCAGGTTCGACTGGTGGAGCTATTAATCATCAGGATGTTGCTGGCCGTTCCTCTCAATTGGCAGCTGTGGTGCTCCTTTACATTCATTGGGTGATCCTAAATTTAatttggtgctcctaactttttgaattttggagcaccagtgctaccaagtaaaaaaaagttaattttgagCCCTTTCATTAAAGAATATCCAGTGCTGTCATGCCATATATGAAATCAGTGCATTGAAGTGCAGGTGAATATCAACGgataaaaaaacatgctaatatgTTGTATAACTTTCTATACGTCTGTCTCTGAAGGTTCGATAACAATTAGATTGCGTACCTCATGCATATCTTGAGCAACATCAAGCGACTTCccattttttggaatctgatcgGTTGCAGCGTATTTGCAAGACTCTGCCTCTCCGTTAGATTCCTCTTGTTGAAGAACAGAGGACTGCACATGAGAACATGGCACCGAAACTGCTGCCGTCTCACAATGTACGCAAATCTCTTGTTCAGTAATGGGCAGAAGGGTGCTCCCACCCTCCTGCGAATCGAGTGATGTCTGGGCACTCTTCTCCATGCCAGACTTCTTTAATCTGGGTAGGAACTTCCCAGACTCCAACTCCGATTTTCCATAGTAAGGGCCCTCACACTCTGCGTCCTCCTCGAGAGGCTTGAGGTCAGCCTGTGGGTCATCGAAGAGGTCTGCTTGACCAACTGGAAGACTCGCTTCCTCTTTCTCAGACTCTACGTCTGACTCACTGCACCCACCTGGAGAAAGTTCAGAGGCAGATATTGGCCGGAAATGAGTCCTTGGGGAAATTCGAATGGCCCGATACTGAGTCCGGTTGATGCCATATAACCAAGGGCAAAAGGGCTCATTGTCGGAGCATAATATGGATTTTGGCTTGAATCCCGGGCTGAACGAGGCCATATCCTCTGGCTCAAAGGAGCACTCCACATGCAGGACCTGGGAAAAAGGGTTGTTCAAATCAAAGGATGAAAACGGGTAATCCAGTCCTGACTCTTCTCCACGGAAGCCTCCGCACGATCCGAGCAAATCTTCATGGAAGACAACGGAAAATCCCTTATTCAAACCATCCCCCGGTCCCTTGGCAGGCTGCTCATTTTGACCAAGGGACACAAGAGGTCTCCACAATGGCTTGTGGCCAGGAGCAAAGCAACTGCTTGTGTTCATGAACACATCCGCCCCTGCGATGGTTACCATGTCCGAAGACGTTGCTGCTGCACACTGTAACAAACTGCCACAGGCTTCACCGGGTGGAATCATAGCCCATTCTCTGTCACCACCTAGACTCTTCAGTTCTCCATACACCCCACCGAGGATAAAGGAGGTGCTGTCCTGTGAATTACAATTCCAGGGCTTGGCCGGTGTTGTGTAATCCCCATCATTCATTTTAGAGAGCTTGTTTTTAGGAAGTCCCTCATCCTCTTTCTGACCATCCCAAAGATGGTACTCCGAACACTGCACAGCTTTCTTTTGAACAATTTCACCTTTTACATCCTTGTCAGGACAGCTGCATTGGTAGCCGGTAGGCTCCTCCGAAAACAAGTGCTCCCCTGTATTCTTTACCCCGAGTGTTAAGACACAGTCTCTGTCTCCAATAGCCAtccaaatgtcttttattatcCCTGAGGTGTATTCATCACTTTGTTGGTTTGGGACGTCGGAAAACACAACGGCATTATAGAGTTTACTCTCATCCTGCTCTAATGCTATGCCACAAACAGACTCCAATTTTGATTTCTTATTGAAGGGCTGGTTGGACTCGGTGCCTACACTCGTTTCTTCCTGCTGGTGACTAGAGTTCTCGTGAAAGAAATCTAAAAGCTCTTCTTCTAGGCATAAGGGCGGGATAAGGGAGATACAGCTGACCTCTTCATTGCCAAACTGAGCAGGTTCATCTGCTGGAGCATTGATCTGTTCACTATCTGACCGTGTCTCCTCTGAGTGGGACCAGGGACTGCAGGTCCTCGTCGACAAGTTAGAGCAGTGTTCTGTTTCATCAAAGGCACTGTTTTTGGTCCAAATGAGCAAACGGGATTGTTTGTTTCCTTGTGGATCTAAACAGCTACTTGAATCTACATTGTCCTGACCCTCCGTAAGTGAGTCGCAGGGAAAAGAAAAGGTAGGGCTATCGTACTGCAACTCAAAAAGCGGAAAACAGGAGTTTAGGGCGGAGATGCTACTGCTGGCTTCTTGGAGATGAGGCCCTACGAAAGCTCCAGACAGTTTGTTAAAGCTGAATGGAACACCGTCCAACCCTGGGGAGAGCCTGACTGGAGAGTCACCCGGACAGCTCTCTCCCTCCAGATCTTCCAAGCTAGATGATGAACAGCACTCCCAGACTTGGGCAATGTTTTTCATATCTTGTTTGATAGAAACATCTGCTTCTGAGGCTCCCAGAGAATCAACCCTTATTGCACTTTCCCCTTGCAGCTCAAGGCCATCTAAAACTACACATCCTGCATCAAAGTGTTTTCGCTCAATGCTCTTCTGCCGAATCATGTTCAGGATTCGGCTTTCGTGTACCGCATCTGAGGCACTAGGATCCAATATGGATTGATAAAGATCAACTTCATAGAAGTGAGTGAATTCGGACAGATGCTCGTCATCTAAATTTTGACCATCTTCAGGAGGAGGGCAGATTGGAATCCCATTCAGTTCAGGAGCCTCTTCGTCACCTTCACCAGGCACTTCAATGAAGTGGCCATCCACAAAAGTGCCCGCTGCAAGGTATGCCCTTTGAAAACAAGAATTTGCAATGCAGATTCCTTGAATTCTCTCCGACAGACAGTCCACATCAATGGACATAGCTAAGTCACTGGAAGAGTCTTCTTTACTCCGATACTTTGTCTCCAGTTTACTTCTACTGAGAGGGACAAAGTACTCAGAGATGGGCTCTGTGTACCAAAGTGGCTCCTCCATATATTCCTTTTTATTGGCCTCTCCTCCTGACTCCTGTGCCTCAACCAGATTAGCATCTTTGCGGATTTCCCTCAGAGGTCTTTTGCCTTTTTTCATGTAGTGCTGCTGTTGCTTAGATGGGCCTCCAGCGGTACTGATGTTGCCACGTGCGTTTTTCCGCTCTTCTTTGTCGATGACTTTTAGGGCCAGTTTGACCTGTCCGCCACCACTGCGGCCTCTCTTGCTTCTGCTGCTGACCTCTCGAGACTTGTGTCTTACACGGACTGCTTTGCAACTGGAGGTCTGGTCACCCTGGTTACCACTAGAGCTTGAGCCAGCCTCACTAGAGCCAGAGGACCACGATCTGGGGCGGAACCTCCCCTCAGACCGGTGTCTCGCCTGTCTCTTACTATGAGGAGCAACCTGATCATCAGACACTCCAGTTGCGCT
The sequence above is a segment of the Labeo rohita strain BAU-BD-2019 chromosome 7, IGBB_LRoh.1.0, whole genome shotgun sequence genome. Coding sequences within it:
- the kiaa0232 gene encoding uncharacterized protein KIAA0232 homolog yields the protein MRPMSGESDGPAPERVSRAFPLSGPVSSSEMSSLQSLGPVQSWLGQELEKCGIDAMIYTRYVLSLLLHDSYDYDLQDQENDIFLGWEKGTGKKWGKSKRKGGTDLSLEEMKKQAAVQCLRSASDENSGIESLVEELCSKLKDIQNKQKEKEKQGNKKSDISQSPEPDEAFSSKDQVEMYYEAFPPLSEKSVCLQEIMTVWNKAKACTYSSSSSSAVPQTSTDTSSPKDCTSEGEAFKDRTADAPSSTTTTSERAQQRRTKREKENRFHGSATGVSDDQVAPHSKRQARHRSEGRFRPRSWSSGSSEAGSSSSGNQGDQTSSCKAVRVRHKSREVSSRSKRGRSGGGQVKLALKVIDKEERKNARGNISTAGGPSKQQQHYMKKGKRPLREIRKDANLVEAQESGGEANKKEYMEEPLWYTEPISEYFVPLSRSKLETKYRSKEDSSSDLAMSIDVDCLSERIQGICIANSCFQRAYLAAGTFVDGHFIEVPGEGDEEAPELNGIPICPPPEDGQNLDDEHLSEFTHFYEVDLYQSILDPSASDAVHESRILNMIRQKSIERKHFDAGCVVLDGLELQGESAIRVDSLGASEADVSIKQDMKNIAQVWECCSSSSLEDLEGESCPGDSPVRLSPGLDGVPFSFNKLSGAFVGPHLQEASSSISALNSCFPLFELQYDSPTFSFPCDSLTEGQDNVDSSSCLDPQGNKQSRLLIWTKNSAFDETEHCSNLSTRTCSPWSHSEETRSDSEQINAPADEPAQFGNEEVSCISLIPPLCLEEELLDFFHENSSHQQEETSVGTESNQPFNKKSKLESVCGIALEQDESKLYNAVVFSDVPNQQSDEYTSGIIKDIWMAIGDRDCVLTLGVKNTGEHLFSEEPTGYQCSCPDKDVKGEIVQKKAVQCSEYHLWDGQKEDEGLPKNKLSKMNDGDYTTPAKPWNCNSQDSTSFILGGVYGELKSLGGDREWAMIPPGEACGSLLQCAAATSSDMVTIAGADVFMNTSSCFAPGHKPLWRPLVSLGQNEQPAKGPGDGLNKGFSVVFHEDLLGSCGGFRGEESGLDYPFSSFDLNNPFSQVLHVECSFEPEDMASFSPGFKPKSILCSDNEPFCPWLYGINRTQYRAIRISPRTHFRPISASELSPGGCSESDVESEKEEASLPVGQADLFDDPQADLKPLEEDAECEGPYYGKSELESGKFLPRLKKSGMEKSAQTSLDSQEGGSTLLPITEQEICVHCETAAVSVPCSHVQSSVLQQEESNGEAESCKYAATDQIPKNGKSLDVAQDMHEFPLLNFGEQCLTNMQQEECWWQSTLCSPLFPGSQCGGSSNV